TGGCAAAGCTAAAAAAGCTGGTCGGCGTCGCAAATGTCGGCACGCCGAGCCTCGTAGATCAGCGTGTGGAACGGCCTTTTGAACTTGATGCCGCGGCTGTCCCGCTCGGTATCGAAAGCACGACGCAGCCCTCGGACCGCTCGGTCATCGCGTTCACATATTACGAGCCGCCGCTGCGGGCCGATGTCCTCGTCCGCAATGGCCGTCTCGTATATCTGACGACGCGGCATTTCCGCGGACGCGTCGCAGAATATAGCGGCGTCTGGCGCGGAAATTCACGCTGGTGGGACCGCCCGTGGCGGACGCAGGAATGGGACGTCGAGATCGAGGACGGCGGCATCTATCGCCTGGCAAAAGCCGGCAAAGAGTGGTTCGTCGTAGGCGAATACGACTAGAAGGCTTGAATACTCGGCCCACTATTCACTTACGACTTGTAACTATCCACTGTAGATAAACTATTTCTACAGTTAATAGTTTCAAGTGATAAGTGACAAGTCGCCGCCGCTAACTGCTAATGTTCTGCGAACTTCACACACGTTCTGCGTTCAGTTTTTTGTCTTCGGGTTCGCAGCCCGAGGATCTGGCCGTGCGTGCGGCTGAATTGGGCATCGCGGCAATGGCGCTGATCGACCGCGATACGGTCGCGGGTGCGGTGCGGTTTCATTTTGAGGCACGCGAGCAAGGCATCAAAGCGATCGTCGGCTCTGAGATCACGATGGAAGACGGCAGCCTGTTGCCGCTCATTCCGCTGAATTTGGCGGGCTATCAGAATCTCGCAAAACTCATCACGACGATCAAATTACGCAACAAAAAAGGCGAGCACTTCGCGACGCGGCGTGACATCGAGGAACACTCCGCAGGGCTGATGTGTTTCACCGGCGGAGCCGACGGTTTTATGCACCGCAGCGTGAAATGCGGCACGCCGCAGGCTGACCTCGCGTGGCTGAATTACGCATTTCCCGGCCGTCTATATGTCGAGCTGCAGCGGCATCATCTTCGCCACGAAGAGGCTGTCAACCAGACGCTGCTCGGTCTTGCACACAAGCTGCGGCTTCCCATTTTTGTCTCGAACGGTGCGTATTACGCCGACGAACGCGCACGCGAACTCTACGACGTTTTCACCTGCATCAAAAATCACACGACGATCTATAAAGCCGGCCGGCTGCTCTCGGAAAACAGCGAGCGTTATATAAAAACAGCGGCGCAGATGCTGCGGCTTTTTGACGATATGCCGGAGGCGGTCGAGATCACGCGAGATATCGCGGACCGCGTCAATTTCTCGATGGACGAGCTTGGTTATACGTTCCCCGATTATCCCGTGCCGCCGGGCGAGACGATGGACACGCTGCTAAAACAGCTCGTCGAATCCGGCGCCGTCGAACGCTATGGCGGCATCAACGCCGAGACACGTGCCAAGCTCGACAAAGAGCTCGGCCTTATCCGCAAGCTGAAACTCGCGGGCTATTTTCTCGTCGTCTGGGACATCTCCGATTTCTGCAAACGCGAGCGGATCTTGTCGCAAGGCCGCGGCTCAGCGGCAAATTCCGTCGTCTGCTACGCGCTCGGCATCACCGCGGTCGACCCGATCAAGGCGCAGCTTCTGTTCGAGCGTTTCCTTTCCGAAGAACGCGGCGAATATCCCGACATCGACATCGATCTGCCGTCGGGCGACGACCGCGAACGCGTCATCCAATACGTCTATCAAAAATACGGCCGTCGCGGTGCGGCGATGACGGCGAACGTCATCTCGTATCGCGGGCGTTCGGCGATACGCGAGGTCGGCAAGGTTTTCGGTTTTGACGCCGATTCCCTGACGCAGCTTTCGAAGCTCAATCCGTATTTTGAATCGTTCAAAGGCGAGGAGCTTCACGAGATCCTGCGCGAGCAGGGCTTTGACACATCGGACGAACGCCGCGTAACGAAATTTGCGGAACTCTATACGCGCATTCTCGATTTCCCGCGGCATCTGGGCCAGCATTCCGGCGGCATGGTGATCTCGCTCGGGCGGCTCGACGGCGTTGTCCCGATCGAGCCGGCGTCGATGGACGGCCGCACGATCATTCAATGGGACAAGGACGATTGCGAACGCCTCGGCATCATCAAGGTCGATCTGCTCGGCCTCGGCATGATGGCGGTGCTGCGTGACACCATCGAGCTTGTCCGTGATCATTACGGCGATGACATCGGGCTTTACAAGATACCGCCCGACGACCCGAAAGTTTACAAAGCCCTGCAGGAAGCCGACACGATCGGTATGTTTCAGGTCGAAAGCCGTGCCCAGATCGCGTTTTTGCCAAAATCTCGGCCCGAGAATTTTTATGACATCGTCGTCCAGGTCGCGATCATCCGCCCCGGCCCGGTCGTCGGCAATATGCTCAGCTCATACATCAAACGCCGCCAAGGCATCGAGCCGATCGACTACATTCATCCGCGGCTCGAGCAGACTCTGAAACGCACGCTCGGCGTGCCGCTTTTTCAAGAGCAATTGCTCAAGATCGCGATGGACATCGCAGATTTCACCGGCGGCCAGGCTGAGGAACTGCGGCGTGCGATGGGATTCAAACGCGCCGATCGGCGGCTCATTTCGATCGAGGAAAAACTGCGTGCCGGCATGACGCGAAACGACATCGACACCGCGACGCAGGACCGCATCGTCGCGTCCGTCAAAGCGTTTGCGAACTACGGTTTCCCCGAATCGCACGCTGCGAGCTTCGCATTGCTCGCCTACGCGTCCGCTTATTTCATACTGCATTACCGTGCGGCCTTCATGGTCGCGATGTTCAATAATTACCCGCTCGGTTTCTACTCCGCAGCGACTTTGGTCAAAGATGCACAACGCCACGGCCTGCATTTCCTGCCCGTCGATATCAATCATTCCGACTATCTTTTCAAGATCGAGGGCGACAAGGTCCGCGTCGGCCTCAAATACATCCGCGGCCTCCGCCAAGAGATCGGCGAAGCGATCGTCGCGGAACGCTCTCGGCATCAACGGCTCTGCCGTTCTATTTGCGGTGAGGCTTGCCTCACCGGTCAGCAGCCCTATGCTCATGCGGCTATGCCGCCGAACGATCCCCAGAGCGGCGGCACAGCCGCGGAATATTTTATGACGAGTACGGAAAAGCTTAGCTTTTCCGCAGATAGAGCGGCAGAGCCGCAGAATTGCAAATGCGGTTGGTACACCGATATCGACGACCTCATCCGCCGCGTGCCGTCGATCAACAAACGCGAGATACGGGCCCTGAGCATGGCAGGTGCATTGAATTTCGACGGCACCATCCACCGCCGCAAAGCATTGTGGCAAACCGAGCTCGCGATGCAGCCGGCCGGTAAGCTTTTTGACCAATGCACAAGCCCGCACGTTAGTAAGGGCGATACACGCGACTTGAGTGATCCGCCCTTGCTGACGCGCGGGCCTACGCATTCTGCCGGAAACGCTACTTTTCTCACTCGCCTCGAAGGCATCGAGCTTGTCGAGGCCGATCTGCGGCAGACGGGCATCACTATCGGCAAACATCCGATGGCTTTTTTGCGTGACGAACTGCGGCGAAACGGCATCCTTTCCGCCGTTGAGACAAAGACGCTGCCCGAACGCGAGATCGTCTCGGTCGCCGGTGCGGTGATCATACGCCAGCGTCCGATGACGGCGAAAGAGGTCGTTTTTATCACGCTTGAGGACGAGACCGGCCATTCGAATTTCGTCGTGATGCCCGACGTTTTCGAGCGTTTCCGTGCAGTGATAAATCAGAATGATTACCTGATCATCC
This sequence is a window from Acidobacteriota bacterium. Protein-coding genes within it:
- a CDS encoding error-prone DNA polymerase, whose protein sequence is MFCELHTRSAFSFLSSGSQPEDLAVRAAELGIAAMALIDRDTVAGAVRFHFEAREQGIKAIVGSEITMEDGSLLPLIPLNLAGYQNLAKLITTIKLRNKKGEHFATRRDIEEHSAGLMCFTGGADGFMHRSVKCGTPQADLAWLNYAFPGRLYVELQRHHLRHEEAVNQTLLGLAHKLRLPIFVSNGAYYADERARELYDVFTCIKNHTTIYKAGRLLSENSERYIKTAAQMLRLFDDMPEAVEITRDIADRVNFSMDELGYTFPDYPVPPGETMDTLLKQLVESGAVERYGGINAETRAKLDKELGLIRKLKLAGYFLVVWDISDFCKRERILSQGRGSAANSVVCYALGITAVDPIKAQLLFERFLSEERGEYPDIDIDLPSGDDRERVIQYVYQKYGRRGAAMTANVISYRGRSAIREVGKVFGFDADSLTQLSKLNPYFESFKGEELHEILREQGFDTSDERRVTKFAELYTRILDFPRHLGQHSGGMVISLGRLDGVVPIEPASMDGRTIIQWDKDDCERLGIIKVDLLGLGMMAVLRDTIELVRDHYGDDIGLYKIPPDDPKVYKALQEADTIGMFQVESRAQIAFLPKSRPENFYDIVVQVAIIRPGPVVGNMLSSYIKRRQGIEPIDYIHPRLEQTLKRTLGVPLFQEQLLKIAMDIADFTGGQAEELRRAMGFKRADRRLISIEEKLRAGMTRNDIDTATQDRIVASVKAFANYGFPESHAASFALLAYASAYFILHYRAAFMVAMFNNYPLGFYSAATLVKDAQRHGLHFLPVDINHSDYLFKIEGDKVRVGLKYIRGLRQEIGEAIVAERSRHQRLCRSICGEACLTGQQPYAHAAMPPNDPQSGGTAAEYFMTSTEKLSFSADRAAEPQNCKCGWYTDIDDLIRRVPSINKREIRALSMAGALNFDGTIHRRKALWQTELAMQPAGKLFDQCTSPHVSKGDTRDLSDPPLLTRGPTHSAGNATFLTRLEGIELVEADLRQTGITIGKHPMAFLRDELRRNGILSAVETKTLPEREIVSVAGAVIIRQRPMTAKEVVFITLEDETGHSNFVVMPDVFERFRAVINQNDYLIIRGIAERDAMIKALHFRSITGQINAAVEAHNFR